The following are encoded in a window of Onthophagus taurus isolate NC chromosome 3, IU_Otau_3.0, whole genome shotgun sequence genomic DNA:
- the LOC139429230 gene encoding uncharacterized protein, protein MKIGFFALTIISKKLRIPSVSRSLFLLVSVSKVLCGVVQIMQDETKESTNCQSTKKRKKFGRLHEVRKKLRLQSHEMGPDCKCRKKCFETLKEEVRKEILRHFNLLLTEDEQNLYLCGLISLVPVATRRPRQPEESAKLRDATFFYIIRAKINDRIEEVSVCRTAFMSIHGITKSKVEHLVRSLKMTGIAPKNKRGKHNTRPRKLSPEVLNIIHDHIKSFPNRSSHYGLRDSLKIYLSEDLNMKKMHKLFEEVHPQVKISYETYRTVLERDFNISFGYPRTDTCSTCDQFMAKKRVLLAEKLNKRDNETKKIERLIEKIELENTVHKSQAEQFYIRKKASKLESKKSKEIEAICFDFSKNLPAPNLSTNDVYYKRQLSIYAFNIHILGNSQSVFYVYPEFVGKKGSDDVASLIHHFVYNFLDEKVKSLYLFCDSCTGQNKNFTIFVSCIIWLT, encoded by the coding sequence ATGAAAATTGGCTTTTTTGCGCTAACAATAATATCAAAGAAGCTTCGAATTCCTAGTGTGAGTCGCAGTTTGTTTCTGTTGGTTTCTGTCAGTAAAGTATTGTGTGGTGTTGTGCAAATAATGCAAGACGAAACTAAAGAATCAACGAATTGTCAGAGTACCAAAAAACGGAAAAAGTTTGGACGGCTACACGAAGTTCGCAAAAAACTTAGGCTACAAAGCCACGAAATGGGTCCGGACTGTAAATGTCGTAAAAAGTGTTTCGAAACCTTGAAGGAAGAAGTACGTAAAGAAATTCTACGCCACTTTAACTTGCTACTAACAGAAGATGAACAGAATTTATATTTGTGCGGTTTAATTTCCCTCGTACCAGTAGCAACGCGACGACCACGTCAACCTGAAGAATCCGCGAAACTTCGTGATGCTACATTTTTCTACATAATTcgtgcaaaaataaatgatcgTATTGAAGAAGTATCTGTTTGCAGGACGGCTTTTATGTCAATTCACGGAATTACTAAGTCAAAAGTCGAACATCTCGTTCGTAGTTTAAAAATGACTGGCATAGCTCCAAAGAATAAAAGAGGAAAGCATAACACACGTCCAAGAAAATTAAGTCCGGAAGTTCTAAATATCATTCACGATCACATAAAAAGCTTTCCGAATAGATCATCTCACTATGGCTTACGGGactctttaaaaatttacctaTCTGAAGACttgaatatgaaaaaaatgcaTAAATTATTTGAGGAAGTGCATCCACAAGTAAAGATATCGTATGAAACTTACAGAACAGTTCTAGAAAGGGATTTTAACATCTCGTTTGGATATCCAAGAACAGATACATGCAGTACTTGCGATCAATTTATGGCGAAGAAAAGGGTACTCCTCGCTGAGAAACTAAATAAACGAGACAATGAAACGAAAAAGATAGAAAGATTAATTGAGAAGATTGAGCTGGAAAATACTGTTCACAAAAGCCAAGCAGAACAGTTTTACATTCGGAAAAAAGCTTCGAAATTAGAATCCAAAAAGTCAAAAGAAATTGAAGCGATATGTTTtgacttttcaaaaaatttacctgCCCCAAACTTATCAACCAACGATGTTTACTATAAGAGACAACTATCAATTTATGCCTTCAACATacacattttgggaaattctCAAAGCGTGTTTTATGTTTATCCTGAGTTTGTGGGAAAAAAAGGTAGTGACGATGTCGCTTCGTTAATTCACCACTTTGTGTACAACTTCCTCGACGAGAAAGTTAAGTCCTTATACTTATTCTGCGATTCGTGTACGGGtcagaataaaaattttacaatttttgtttcctGCATCATCTGGTTAACATAG